Genomic window (Candidatus Effluviviaceae Genus V sp.):
GCCTGTCGAAGACATGAACTTCCGGATGCTGAAGGAAGAGCGAGGAGGGGAGACGTGACCGTTCGTGATTCCCCGGGACGACGACGAGCGGAATGCCGTGCTCCGCGAAAGAGAGGAGCTCTCCGTAGACCAGGTCCACGATGTCATCAGGCACACGGGAACGGAAGAAGAGGTCTCCTCCGTGGACGACCAGGTCGACCCGTGCGTCGACGGCGCGCGTGAGGACCCGCCTGAAGCTGGCGAGAAAATCGGGCCCCCGGCGCCTCCGCCGCACCCTCGGACGGACCGGCTGGTCGAAGCCGAGATGCGTGTCGGCAAGGAAGAGGATGCTGATGGTCTGCGGCGCGGCTTCCACTGCGGTCCGTCGCGTGTTCTGAGTCCTGAGGTCTGAGTGATCCTAGTGTAGCACGTCCTCAAGGAAGGCCGTGAACCGCTTCCACGACTTCCTGTCGGCATCCTCCAGGTAGCGGTCGGAACCGAAGACCGTGAATGCGTGCGGCGCGCCGCCGTAGGTGATCATCTCGTGCGAGACATCCGCCTCCTCAAGCTCGAGGGCGAGGT
Coding sequences:
- a CDS encoding prolyl oligopeptidase family serine peptidase — encoded protein: GGLATPEGQDYAEARGQYLVLHGTADQAVTMEEFADLALELEEADVSHEMITYGGAPHAFTVFGSDRYLEDADRKSWKRFTAFLEDVLH